A genome region from Thermomonospora amylolytica includes the following:
- a CDS encoding dihydroorotate dehydrogenase, with the protein MTDLTVRIGPLELANPVVTAAGCGGTGRELARFFELTRLGAFTTTSVMLQPRAGRPTPRVAETPSGMLTAMGLPGPGVDSFLERDLPWLAEQGVPAIVSVAGNSLEEYAEVARRLNAARAVAAVEVNLAAPNVEDRGRMFGRLPGPAAEVVRAVRAATRRGVPVLAKLAPDVADLVNVALACVDAGAEGLSLINTMAGLAIDPVTLRPALAGVSGGLSGPAIRPVALRCVYEVHAALPGVPIIGSGGIATGLDALEFVLAGASAVAVGTALFHDPTAAPRILRELEEALSARGIGRLADAVGLAHRPPGHVPPQISPRRGATRPGRASEPKEKLP; encoded by the coding sequence GTGACCGATCTCACCGTCCGGATCGGACCGCTGGAGCTGGCCAACCCGGTCGTCACCGCCGCCGGCTGCGGCGGCACCGGCCGGGAGCTGGCCCGGTTCTTCGAGCTGACCAGGCTGGGGGCGTTCACCACCACGTCGGTCATGCTGCAGCCGAGGGCGGGCCGGCCCACGCCGCGGGTGGCCGAGACGCCCAGCGGCATGCTGACCGCGATGGGGCTGCCCGGCCCCGGCGTCGACTCGTTCCTGGAACGGGACCTGCCCTGGCTGGCCGAGCAGGGCGTGCCGGCGATCGTGTCGGTGGCCGGCAACAGCCTGGAGGAGTACGCCGAGGTGGCGCGGCGGCTCAACGCCGCCCGCGCGGTCGCCGCCGTCGAGGTCAACCTGGCCGCCCCGAACGTGGAGGACCGCGGCCGGATGTTCGGCCGGCTGCCCGGCCCGGCCGCCGAGGTGGTGCGCGCGGTGCGGGCGGCCACCCGGCGCGGCGTCCCGGTGCTGGCCAAGCTCGCCCCCGACGTGGCCGACCTGGTGAACGTCGCGCTGGCCTGCGTGGACGCCGGCGCGGAGGGGCTGAGCCTGATCAACACGATGGCCGGGCTGGCGATCGATCCGGTCACCCTGCGCCCGGCGCTGGCCGGGGTGTCCGGCGGGCTGAGCGGCCCGGCGATCCGGCCGGTGGCGCTGCGCTGCGTGTACGAGGTGCACGCCGCGCTGCCCGGGGTGCCGATCATCGGCAGCGGCGGGATCGCCACCGGCCTGGACGCCCTGGAGTTCGTGCTGGCCGGCGCCAGCGCGGTCGCCGTGGGCACCGCCCTGTTCCACGATCCCACGGCCGCCCCGCGGATCCTGCGCGAGCTGGAGGAGGCGCTGTCGGCCCGCGGGATCGGCCGGCTCGCCGACGCGGTGGGGCTGGCCCACCGCCCGCCCGGCCACGTTCCCCCGCAGATCAGCCCGCGCCGCGGCGCCACGCGGCCCGGCCGGGCCAGCGAGCCCAAGGAGAAGCTTCCGTGA
- the pyrF gene encoding orotidine-5'-phosphate decarboxylase — MTPAPIAVALDAPDLETAARWASMVIPHVSTVKVGLELYLRYGPDVVASVRGASGVQVFLDLKLHDIPATVAGAARAVARLRPDFLTVHATGGEAMIRAAVEAAPDTAIAAVTVLTSLGDADLGRLGMAGPASDAVRRLAAMAVGAGARALVCSPQEAAAVRAEVGPSITLITPGVRPAGAAVQDQARVATPEEALAAGADLLVIGRPITGAADPGAAAAGIAAALRRRAS; from the coding sequence GTGACACCAGCGCCCATCGCCGTCGCCCTCGACGCCCCGGACCTGGAGACCGCCGCCCGCTGGGCGAGCATGGTGATCCCGCACGTCAGCACGGTCAAGGTGGGGCTGGAGCTCTACCTGCGGTACGGGCCGGACGTGGTCGCCAGTGTGCGCGGCGCCAGCGGCGTCCAGGTCTTCCTGGACCTGAAGTTGCACGACATCCCGGCCACGGTGGCCGGGGCCGCGCGGGCGGTGGCCCGGCTGCGGCCGGACTTCCTCACCGTGCACGCCACGGGCGGCGAGGCGATGATCCGGGCCGCCGTGGAGGCCGCCCCGGACACCGCCATCGCCGCGGTCACCGTGCTGACCTCGCTGGGCGACGCCGACCTCGGCCGGCTGGGCATGGCCGGGCCCGCCTCAGACGCCGTACGGCGGCTCGCCGCCATGGCCGTGGGGGCGGGGGCCCGGGCGCTGGTCTGCTCGCCGCAGGAGGCCGCTGCGGTCCGCGCGGAGGTGGGTCCGTCCATCACCCTGATCACCCCGGGGGTGCGCCCGGCCGGGGCGGCCGTCCAGGACCAGGCGCGGGTGGCCACCCCGGAGGAGGCGCTGGCGGCCGGCGCCGACCTTCTGGTGATCGGCCGGCCGATCACCGGGGCCGCCGACCCGGGCGCGGCGGCCGCCGGGATCGCCGCGGCGTTGCGCCGGAGGGCGTCGTGA
- the mihF gene encoding integration host factor, actinobacterial type, producing the protein MALPPLTPEQRAAALEKAAKARKERAEVKNRLKHGGTSLAEVLKEGQTDDVIGKMKVSALLESLPGVGKVRAKQIMERLGIAESRRVRGLGANQRASLEREFGGGANR; encoded by the coding sequence GTGGCTCTTCCGCCCCTAACCCCCGAACAGCGCGCCGCAGCATTGGAGAAGGCGGCCAAGGCCCGTAAGGAGCGGGCCGAGGTCAAAAACCGGCTCAAGCATGGGGGTACCTCGCTCGCCGAGGTCCTCAAGGAGGGCCAGACCGACGACGTCATCGGAAAGATGAAGGTGTCGGCCCTCCTGGAGTCCCTTCCCGGTGTGGGCAAGGTCCGTGCGAAGCAGATCATGGAGCGCCTGGGCATCGCCGAGTCCCGCCGCGTGCGGGGCCTCGGCGCCAACCAGCGCGCCTCCCTTGAGCGTGAGTTCGGCGGCGGTGCGAACCGCTGA
- the gmk gene encoding guanylate kinase, with product MRRRRLTVLSGPSGVGKSTVVAEIRRAHPEVWLSVSVTTRSPRPGEKHGVQYYFVDDAGFDRLVAEGELLEWAEFAGNRYGTPRAPVAERLAAGVPVLLEIDLQGARQVRRAMPEARLVFLAPPSWEELVRRLTGRGTEPPEVIERRLEAARIELAAEKEFDVTLVNTSVQDVCQELLALMADPGSD from the coding sequence CTGCGCCGGCGCCGGCTGACGGTGCTGTCCGGCCCGTCCGGCGTCGGCAAGAGCACGGTGGTCGCCGAGATCCGGCGGGCGCACCCCGAGGTGTGGCTGTCGGTCTCGGTGACCACCCGGTCCCCCCGGCCGGGGGAAAAACACGGCGTGCAGTACTACTTCGTCGACGACGCCGGTTTCGACCGGCTCGTCGCCGAGGGTGAATTGCTCGAATGGGCGGAGTTCGCGGGCAACCGTTACGGGACCCCGCGGGCTCCGGTCGCCGAAAGGCTGGCCGCCGGCGTGCCGGTGCTGCTGGAAATCGACCTGCAGGGGGCCCGGCAGGTGCGCCGGGCGATGCCCGAGGCCCGGCTGGTGTTCCTGGCCCCGCCCTCCTGGGAGGAGCTGGTCCGGCGGCTGACCGGCCGTGGTACGGAACCCCCCGAGGTGATCGAGCGCCGGCTGGAGGCGGCCCGGATCGAGCTGGCCGCCGAGAAGGAGTTCGACGTCACGCTGGTCAACACGTCCGTCCAGGACGTGTGCCAGGAGCTGCTAGCCTTGATGGCCGACCCTGGATCGGATTAG
- the rpoZ gene encoding DNA-directed RNA polymerase subunit omega, translated as MSGRPSVAANSEGITNPSIDELLEVVDTKYGLVSIAAKRARQINAYYAQLGEGLLEYVGPLVETHVQEKPLSIALREVREGLLNAEPVEAQ; from the coding sequence ATTAGCGGAAGGCCAAGCGTGGCAGCCAACAGCGAAGGCATCACCAACCCGTCGATCGACGAGCTGCTCGAGGTCGTCGACACCAAGTACGGCCTGGTGAGCATCGCGGCCAAGCGGGCGCGTCAGATCAACGCCTACTACGCCCAGCTCGGCGAGGGCCTGCTGGAGTACGTGGGTCCCCTGGTCGAGACGCACGTTCAGGAGAAGCCCCTGTCCATCGCGCTCCGCGAGGTGCGCGAGGGCCTGCTGAACGCCGAGCCCGTCGAGGCTCAGTGA
- the coaBC gene encoding bifunctional phosphopantothenoylcysteine decarboxylase/phosphopantothenate--cysteine ligase CoaBC, translating into MTERKPRVVLGVSGGIAAYKACELLRRLTESGHDVRVVPTRDALRFVGEPTWAALSGHPVATEVWTGVDEVPHVRLGQTADLVFVAPATADLLARAACGLADDLLTNTLLTARCPVVFAPAMHTEMWEHPATRANVATLRARGAIVLEPAVGRLTGADTGKGRLPEPAELFEAARRVLARGGLEADLAGRHVVVSAGGTREPLDPVRFIGNRSSGLQGYALARTAVARGARVTVVAANVALPDPAGADVVAVGTAEEMRKAVLEAAGSADAVVMAAAVADFRPADYRESKIKKSETAGPAPIELVRNPDILAELGRIRRPGQVIVGFAAETDDVLANGRDKLARKGCDLLVVNQVGPDLTFGRPDNAAVVLAADGASVQVPRGPKEALADVVWDQVAARLG; encoded by the coding sequence ATGACCGAACGCAAGCCCCGGGTGGTGCTCGGGGTGTCCGGCGGCATCGCCGCCTACAAGGCGTGCGAGCTGTTGCGCCGGCTCACCGAGTCCGGCCACGACGTGCGCGTCGTGCCGACCCGGGACGCGCTGCGCTTCGTCGGCGAGCCCACCTGGGCGGCGCTGTCCGGGCATCCGGTGGCCACCGAGGTGTGGACCGGGGTCGACGAGGTCCCGCACGTGCGGCTGGGCCAGACCGCCGATCTGGTGTTCGTGGCGCCCGCCACCGCCGACCTGCTGGCCCGGGCGGCCTGCGGGCTGGCCGACGACCTGCTCACCAACACCCTGCTGACCGCCCGCTGCCCGGTGGTGTTCGCGCCCGCGATGCACACCGAGATGTGGGAGCACCCGGCCACCCGGGCCAACGTCGCCACCCTCCGCGCGCGGGGGGCGATCGTGCTGGAGCCCGCCGTCGGCCGGCTGACCGGCGCCGACACCGGCAAGGGCCGGCTGCCCGAGCCGGCCGAGCTGTTCGAGGCGGCCCGGCGGGTGCTGGCCCGCGGCGGGCTGGAGGCCGACCTGGCCGGGCGGCACGTGGTGGTGTCTGCCGGCGGCACCCGTGAGCCGCTGGACCCGGTCCGCTTCATCGGCAACCGCTCCTCCGGCCTGCAGGGGTACGCGCTGGCCCGTACCGCCGTCGCCCGGGGCGCCCGGGTGACGGTGGTGGCCGCCAACGTGGCGCTGCCGGACCCGGCGGGCGCCGACGTGGTGGCCGTGGGCACCGCCGAGGAGATGCGCAAGGCGGTGCTGGAGGCGGCCGGCTCGGCCGACGCGGTGGTGATGGCCGCGGCGGTGGCCGACTTCCGGCCCGCCGACTACCGCGAGTCCAAGATCAAGAAGTCGGAGACCGCGGGTCCCGCGCCGATCGAGCTGGTCCGCAACCCCGACATCCTGGCCGAGCTGGGCCGGATCCGGCGGCCCGGCCAGGTGATCGTCGGGTTCGCCGCCGAGACCGACGACGTGCTGGCCAACGGCCGCGACAAGCTCGCCCGCAAGGGCTGCGACCTGCTGGTGGTCAACCAGGTCGGGCCGGACCTGACGTTCGGCCGGCCGGACAACGCCGCGGTCGTGCTGGCCGCCGACGGCGCCTCGGTCCAGGTGCCGCGCGGCCCCAAGGAGGCGCTGGCCGACGTGGTCTGGGACCAGGTGGCCGCCCGGCTGGGCTGA
- the metK gene encoding methionine adenosyltransferase, translating to MSRRLFTSESVTEGHPDKIADQISDAILDAMLKDDPKSRVAVETMITTGQVHVAGEVTTETYVDIPGVIREKILEIGYDSSKKGFDGHSCGVSVSIGAQSPDIAQGVDDAYEAREGEASDELDRQGAGDQGLMFGYATNETPELMPLPITIAHRLAEQLAKVRKDGTVPYLRPDGKTQVTIEYDGDRAVRLDTVVVSSQHAPDIDLKELLTPDIKEHVVDPVLASFDLETEGYRLLVNPTGRFEIGGPMGDAGLTGRKIIVDTYGGMARHGGGAFSGKDPSKVDRSAAYAMRWVAKNIVAAELADRAEVQVAYAIGKAKPVGVFVETFGTEKVPVGKIQEAVLEVFDLRPAAIVRDLDLLRPIYSQTAAYGHFGRQEPDFSWERTDRAEALRTAAGL from the coding sequence GTGTCTCGCCGCCTGTTCACCTCCGAGTCCGTCACCGAAGGACATCCCGACAAGATCGCCGACCAGATCAGCGACGCGATCCTGGACGCGATGCTCAAGGACGACCCCAAGAGCAGGGTCGCCGTGGAGACCATGATCACCACCGGCCAGGTGCACGTCGCCGGTGAGGTGACCACCGAGACCTACGTGGACATCCCCGGGGTCATCCGCGAGAAGATCCTGGAGATCGGCTACGACTCCTCCAAGAAGGGCTTCGACGGCCACTCCTGCGGCGTGTCGGTGTCCATCGGCGCCCAGTCGCCCGACATCGCCCAGGGCGTCGACGACGCCTACGAGGCCCGCGAGGGCGAGGCGTCCGACGAGCTGGACCGGCAGGGCGCCGGCGACCAGGGCCTGATGTTCGGCTACGCCACCAACGAGACGCCCGAGCTGATGCCGCTGCCGATCACCATCGCGCACCGGCTGGCCGAGCAGCTGGCCAAGGTCCGCAAGGACGGCACCGTCCCCTACCTGCGGCCGGACGGCAAGACCCAGGTCACCATCGAGTACGACGGCGACCGCGCGGTCCGCCTGGACACCGTGGTGGTCTCCAGCCAGCACGCTCCCGACATCGACCTGAAGGAGCTGCTGACCCCCGACATCAAGGAGCACGTGGTCGACCCGGTGCTGGCCTCCTTCGACCTGGAGACCGAGGGCTACCGGCTGCTGGTCAACCCGACCGGCCGGTTCGAGATCGGCGGCCCGATGGGCGACGCCGGGCTGACCGGCCGCAAGATCATCGTCGACACCTACGGCGGCATGGCCCGGCACGGCGGCGGCGCGTTCTCCGGCAAGGACCCCTCCAAGGTGGACCGCTCGGCCGCGTACGCGATGCGCTGGGTGGCCAAGAACATCGTGGCCGCCGAGCTGGCCGACCGCGCCGAGGTGCAGGTGGCCTACGCGATCGGCAAGGCCAAGCCGGTCGGCGTGTTCGTGGAGACCTTCGGTACCGAGAAGGTCCCGGTCGGCAAGATCCAGGAGGCCGTGCTGGAGGTCTTCGACCTGCGCCCGGCCGCCATCGTGCGCGACCTGGACCTGCTGCGGCCGATCTACTCGCAGACCGCCGCCTACGGCCACTTCGGCCGCCAGGAGCCGGACTTCTCCTGGGAGCGCACCGACCGCGCCGAGGCGCTGCGCACCGCCGCCGGTCTGTGA
- a CDS encoding primosomal protein N' has translation MEQIPGTAPKATPRRRPAGKGARRPAETLPVARVLVDVSLSHLDRPFDYLVPVEMDAAAVPGCRVRVRFAGQLVDGFLLDRVADSDHDGRLSFLERVVSPEPVLTPEIAALGREIADRYAGTLADVLRLAVPPRHARIEAEPPPEPEEWRPDPPAPGPWAHYPAGPSFLTALAEGRAPRAVWTALPGPHWPEAVARAVQATLAGGRGALVVLADGRQVARVDAALAEALEGSSRHVALTAEPGPAERYRRWLAVLRGRARAVVGTRAAMFAPVRDLGLVVLWDDGDDVHAEPHAPYPHPREVLALRAHRSGAGALIGGFTRTAEATVLVETGWAHALVAERQRIRTVMPRVRPAGEDGELAKDEAARTARLPVLALRTARQALRDGPVLVQVPRRGYLPGLRCGRCREPARCAACQGPLALRSSHAAPYCRWCGRIAGDWRCPECGGGRVRAAVVGARRTAEELGRAFPGVPVRTSGRDGVLDRVGAAPALVVSTPGAEPVADGGYAAALLLDGWVLLGRADLRAAEEALRRWMNAAALVRPAGPVIVLADGSLPPVQALLRWDPVTLAERELADRRELGFPPAVRMASLTGTPAAIRELLAETRLPPGAQVLGPVPVPGEGIGEQAGEPERQRALVRVPRAAGPALGRALKQAQGVRSARRAADPVRVQIDPLELI, from the coding sequence ATGGAGCAGATCCCCGGGACCGCGCCCAAGGCGACGCCGCGCCGCAGGCCCGCCGGGAAGGGCGCGCGGCGGCCCGCCGAGACCCTGCCGGTGGCGCGGGTGCTGGTGGACGTGTCGCTGTCGCACCTGGACCGGCCGTTCGACTATCTGGTGCCGGTCGAGATGGACGCCGCGGCGGTCCCCGGCTGCCGGGTGCGGGTGCGGTTCGCCGGGCAGCTGGTGGACGGCTTCCTGCTGGACCGCGTGGCCGACAGCGACCACGACGGGCGGCTGTCGTTCCTGGAACGGGTCGTCTCGCCCGAACCGGTGCTCACCCCCGAGATCGCCGCGCTGGGCCGCGAGATTGCCGACCGGTACGCCGGGACCCTCGCCGACGTGCTGCGGCTGGCCGTCCCGCCCCGCCACGCCCGGATCGAGGCCGAGCCGCCCCCCGAACCGGAGGAGTGGCGGCCCGATCCGCCCGCGCCCGGCCCGTGGGCGCACTACCCGGCCGGGCCGTCGTTCCTCACCGCGCTGGCCGAGGGCCGCGCCCCCCGCGCCGTGTGGACCGCGCTGCCCGGCCCGCACTGGCCCGAGGCCGTCGCCCGGGCCGTGCAGGCCACCCTGGCGGGCGGGCGCGGCGCGCTCGTGGTGCTCGCCGACGGCCGCCAGGTCGCCCGCGTCGACGCCGCGCTGGCCGAGGCGCTGGAGGGATCGTCCCGGCACGTCGCCCTGACCGCCGAGCCGGGACCGGCCGAACGCTACCGCCGGTGGCTCGCCGTGCTGCGCGGGCGGGCCCGGGCGGTGGTCGGCACCCGCGCCGCCATGTTCGCCCCCGTACGGGACCTGGGACTGGTCGTGCTGTGGGACGACGGCGACGACGTCCACGCCGAGCCGCACGCCCCGTACCCGCATCCGCGCGAGGTGCTGGCGCTGCGCGCCCACCGGTCGGGGGCCGGGGCGCTGATCGGCGGGTTCACCCGCACCGCCGAGGCCACCGTGCTCGTGGAGACCGGATGGGCGCACGCCCTGGTCGCCGAACGGCAGCGGATCCGCACCGTGATGCCGCGGGTGCGGCCCGCCGGGGAGGACGGGGAACTGGCCAAGGACGAGGCCGCCCGCACCGCGCGCCTGCCGGTCCTGGCGCTGCGCACCGCCCGGCAGGCGCTGCGCGACGGGCCGGTGCTGGTCCAGGTGCCCCGGCGCGGCTACCTGCCGGGACTGCGCTGCGGCCGCTGCCGCGAGCCGGCCCGCTGCGCCGCCTGCCAGGGGCCGCTGGCGCTGCGGTCCTCGCACGCCGCCCCGTACTGCCGGTGGTGCGGCCGGATCGCGGGGGACTGGCGGTGCCCCGAGTGCGGCGGCGGGCGGGTGCGGGCCGCGGTGGTCGGGGCCCGGCGCACCGCCGAGGAGCTGGGCCGCGCGTTCCCGGGGGTGCCGGTGCGGACCTCCGGCCGCGACGGCGTGCTGGACCGGGTGGGCGCCGCGCCCGCCCTGGTGGTGTCCACCCCCGGGGCCGAGCCGGTCGCCGACGGGGGGTACGCGGCTGCGCTGCTGCTGGACGGCTGGGTGCTGCTGGGGCGGGCCGACCTGCGCGCCGCCGAGGAGGCGCTGCGCCGCTGGATGAACGCCGCCGCGCTGGTCCGCCCGGCCGGGCCGGTGATCGTGCTGGCCGACGGGTCGCTGCCGCCGGTGCAGGCATTGCTCCGCTGGGACCCGGTCACCCTGGCCGAACGGGAACTGGCCGACCGGCGCGAGCTGGGCTTCCCGCCCGCCGTCCGGATGGCGTCGCTGACCGGGACCCCGGCGGCGATCCGCGAGCTGCTGGCCGAGACCCGCCTGCCGCCGGGCGCGCAGGTGCTCGGGCCCGTTCCGGTGCCCGGCGAGGGGATCGGCGAGCAGGCCGGCGAGCCGGAACGGCAGCGGGCGCTGGTCCGGGTGCCGCGCGCCGCCGGGCCCGCGCTGGGCCGGGCGCTGAAGCAGGCGCAGGGCGTGCGCAGCGCCCGCCGGGCGGCCGACCCGGTACGTGTGCAGATCGACCCCTTGGAGCTCATCTGA
- the def gene encoding peptide deformylase translates to MAVKPIRLFGDPVLRTPAEPVTDFDKELRTLVKDLTDTMIDAPGVGLAAPQIGVSLRVFTYYVDDRLGHVVNPTLDLSDEEQDGEEGCLSLPGLSFPTRRAWRAVAKGFNMYGEPIVLEGTDLLARCVQHETDHLDGILFIDRMDPEQRKAAMKAIRQAEWFGEPAPVIKDSPHRTFGRAL, encoded by the coding sequence TTGGCCGTCAAACCCATCCGCCTGTTCGGCGACCCGGTGCTGCGCACCCCCGCCGAACCGGTCACCGACTTCGACAAGGAACTGCGCACCCTGGTCAAGGACCTCACCGACACGATGATCGACGCCCCGGGCGTCGGCCTGGCGGCGCCGCAGATCGGGGTGAGCCTGCGGGTGTTCACCTACTACGTCGACGACCGGCTCGGTCATGTGGTCAATCCCACCCTCGACCTGTCCGACGAGGAGCAGGACGGGGAGGAGGGCTGCCTGTCCCTGCCCGGCCTCAGCTTCCCCACCAGGCGGGCGTGGCGGGCGGTGGCCAAGGGGTTCAACATGTACGGCGAGCCGATCGTGCTGGAGGGCACCGACCTGCTGGCGCGCTGCGTGCAGCACGAGACCGACCACCTGGACGGCATCCTGTTCATCGACCGGATGGACCCCGAGCAGCGCAAGGCCGCGATGAAGGCGATCCGCCAGGCCGAGTGGTTCGGCGAGCCCGCCCCGGTGATCAAGGACTCGCCGCACCGCACCTTCGGCAGGGCCCTGTAG
- the fmt gene encoding methionyl-tRNA formyltransferase, with translation MKLVFAGTPETAVPALEALLESRHEVAAVVTRPDAPAGRGRRLTPSPVARRAAEAGVEVLKPAKAKDPQFLERLRQIAPDCCPVVAYGALLPRVALDIPRHGWVNLHFSLLPAWRGAAPVQHAVLHGDEITGACTFQIEEDLDTGPVYGMLTEPIRPDDTAGALLDRLARAGARLLADTMDGIEQGVLEPRPQPAEGVSYAAKLTTADARVDWTAPALRVDRLVRACTPAPGAWTTFRDERLKLGPVRLAAGAGDLPPGRIRASKREVLVGTATHPVALGEVQPQGKRRMPAADWMRGITLTDEDVLV, from the coding sequence ATGAAGCTGGTCTTCGCCGGAACGCCGGAGACGGCGGTGCCCGCCCTGGAGGCGCTGCTGGAGTCCCGGCACGAGGTGGCCGCGGTGGTCACCCGGCCCGACGCGCCCGCCGGGCGGGGCCGCCGCCTGACCCCCAGCCCGGTGGCGCGCCGCGCGGCCGAGGCGGGCGTCGAGGTGCTCAAGCCGGCCAAGGCCAAGGACCCGCAGTTCCTGGAGCGGCTGCGCCAGATCGCCCCGGACTGCTGCCCGGTCGTCGCCTACGGGGCGCTGCTGCCCCGCGTGGCGCTGGACATCCCCCGGCACGGCTGGGTCAACCTGCACTTCTCGCTGCTGCCGGCCTGGCGCGGCGCCGCCCCGGTGCAGCACGCCGTGCTGCACGGCGACGAGATCACCGGGGCCTGCACGTTCCAGATCGAGGAGGATCTGGACACCGGGCCGGTGTACGGGATGCTGACCGAGCCGATCCGGCCCGACGACACCGCCGGCGCGCTGCTGGACCGGCTGGCCCGCGCGGGCGCCCGGCTGCTGGCCGACACCATGGACGGCATCGAGCAGGGCGTGCTGGAGCCCCGGCCGCAGCCCGCCGAGGGGGTCTCCTACGCCGCCAAGCTCACCACCGCCGACGCCCGCGTCGACTGGACCGCCCCGGCCCTGCGCGTCGACCGGCTGGTCCGGGCCTGCACCCCGGCCCCCGGCGCGTGGACCACGTTCCGCGACGAACGGCTCAAGCTCGGCCCGGTCCGGCTCGCCGCGGGCGCCGGCGACCTGCCCCCCGGCCGGATCCGGGCGTCCAAGCGGGAGGTGCTGGTCGGCACCGCCACCCACCCGGTCGCGCTCGGCGAGGTCCAGCCGCAGGGCAAGCGCCGGATGCCCGCCGCCGACTGGATGCGCGGCATCACCCTGACCGACGAGGACGTGCTGGTCTGA
- a CDS encoding RsmB/NOP family class I SAM-dependent RNA methyltransferase — protein sequence MAPRTARDRRDRNRRPGGPRRPEDLVRRTAYEVVRAVQTRDAYANLLLPGRLRDRGLTGRDAALATELTYGTLRGRGTYDAILQVCSDRPLHRIDGPLLDVLRLGVHQLLGTRIPPHAAVGTAVELARSVAGPGQAKFANAVLRKVATRDLAAWLAIVAPEGDEVGRLSVTHSHPRWIVTALRDALGADRAEIEALLAADNERPRVTLVARPGRATAAELVEAGAEPAPYSPLGAVLPEGDPAVIDAVRDGRAAVQDEASQLVALALADTPLDGPDARWLDMCAGPGGKAGLLAGLAAGRDARLLACDVQPHRAGLVRRAVDGRTGVAVVDGTAPAWRPGSFDRVLLDAPCTGLGALRRRPEARWRREPSSLAELGPLQRRLLASALEAVRPGGVVAYVTCSPHLAETRVVVDDVLRDRADVERLDSPQAVRRVAAGAPDGLGDGPYAQFWPHRHGTDAMFLALLRRTA from the coding sequence ATGGCACCCCGTACAGCCCGGGACCGCAGGGACCGCAACCGGCGCCCCGGCGGCCCCCGCCGCCCCGAGGACCTGGTCCGGCGCACCGCCTACGAGGTGGTGCGGGCGGTGCAGACCCGGGACGCCTACGCCAACCTGCTGCTGCCCGGCCGGCTCCGCGACCGCGGGCTGACCGGCCGGGACGCCGCGCTGGCCACCGAGCTGACCTACGGGACGCTGCGCGGGCGCGGCACCTACGACGCGATCCTGCAGGTGTGCAGCGACCGGCCGCTGCACCGCATCGACGGGCCGCTGCTGGACGTGCTGCGGCTGGGCGTCCACCAGCTGCTGGGCACCCGGATCCCGCCGCACGCCGCCGTCGGCACCGCCGTGGAGCTGGCCCGCTCGGTCGCCGGGCCGGGGCAGGCCAAGTTCGCCAACGCGGTGCTGCGCAAGGTCGCCACCCGCGACCTCGCGGCCTGGCTGGCGATCGTGGCGCCCGAGGGCGACGAGGTCGGCCGGCTGTCGGTCACCCACAGCCACCCCCGCTGGATCGTCACCGCGCTGCGGGACGCGCTGGGCGCCGACCGGGCGGAGATCGAGGCGCTGCTGGCCGCCGACAACGAGCGACCCCGCGTCACCCTGGTCGCCCGGCCCGGCCGCGCCACCGCCGCCGAGCTGGTCGAGGCCGGCGCCGAGCCCGCCCCGTACTCGCCGCTGGGCGCGGTCCTGCCGGAGGGCGACCCGGCGGTGATCGACGCGGTCCGCGACGGCCGGGCCGCCGTGCAGGACGAGGCCAGCCAGCTGGTCGCGCTGGCGCTGGCGGACACGCCGCTGGACGGGCCGGACGCCCGCTGGCTGGACATGTGCGCCGGGCCCGGCGGCAAGGCGGGCCTGCTGGCGGGCCTGGCCGCGGGGCGCGACGCCCGGCTGCTGGCCTGCGACGTGCAGCCGCACCGGGCTGGCCTGGTGCGCCGCGCGGTCGACGGGCGCACCGGGGTCGCGGTGGTGGACGGCACGGCCCCCGCCTGGCGGCCGGGCTCGTTCGACCGGGTGCTGCTGGACGCGCCGTGCACCGGCCTGGGGGCGCTGCGCCGCCGCCCGGAGGCCCGCTGGCGGCGCGAGCCCTCCTCGCTGGCCGAGCTGGGGCCGCTGCAGCGCCGGCTGCTGGCCTCGGCGCTGGAGGCGGTGCGGCCCGGGGGAGTGGTCGCGTACGTGACCTGCTCGCCGCACCTGGCCGAGACCCGCGTGGTGGTCGACGACGTGCTCCGCGACCGGGCCGACGTGGAACGGCTGGACTCCCCGCAGGCCGTCCGCCGGGTCGCCGCGGGGGCGCCGGACGGGCTGGGCGACGGCCCGTACGCGCAGTTCTGGCCGCACCGGCATGGCACCGACGCGATGTTCCTGGCGCTGCTGCGCCGGACCGCATGA